The genomic region TGATACTCCTGGAACTAATGTCATTTTGCAAAGGCAACAGCGTCTCACGGAGGAATTTGTACCTCGAGCAGATTTGCTTCTTTTTGTCCTTTCTGCTGATCGCCCCTTAACTGAGAGTGAGGTGTGGCTTGATTCTTATCCTACTTGCTCACTATCTTATTGTTCTCTCATGACATGGGCTATTTTGAAGCTGAGTCTTTCATTCAGCAATGTTCGAACATTTGGTTTGAGCTTAATACATCTTTTGTTTGAAAAGGCTATTTATAGCTTTGAAAGTGCAATGTTGATATATATGTTCCCCATTTTTCCCCTGATCTCCTTTAATGTGAAATTGTGAATGCATGCTTTGCTAGTCTACTACACAAATATTCATTTCATAAAACCCCGATTAATGTTTCACCTAGGAGCATGCTCGATAGGTGTGACAAGAACACGGTGAATGACAAAAGTACTAGTTTTCACACTTGGTTGGCACACcaacaaatttgaaaattgaaataaCCGAAGATGTTTCACAAAGATTTGGATGTCTGTctaaatccgagccatgttatGGACAAATTTTCAAATTATGAAAGGGGTGGATGCTAATGTTACTATTGTTTCTTCTAAGGTAAAGGTTACACATGAACCCGCTAAAGTGGATGGGATACTGTCTATTGTGAACTCTTAGTGTCAAAGGAGCAAAATGAGTAGGTGATCTAACAGGGAAGGTATTTAGACTGGCTGCTACACAGACTTACTCCTGGTACAAAAAATAGGACTAGGGAATTACATAATTCGAAATTGGGGATTAGCTATGatgaaggggttttaaagtaagGTTAAATATGTGTATTAGTGGTCCTGTAATGTGTAACCCCTTCTGCGTTGAGGATATCTTGTCCTTCTTTCTGTCCTCATCTTTCTCTCGCTTTCTTGATATAATTTTTTACTTAAATCGACAAAAATTTACTGATTCCTATTTTTTAAGCTTTCTTATAACTAATCCTATGCATAACTAGCATATGTCTGACACCATGGATTTCATATTATACAATCTATCAGAAAGACTTGGCTTGTGTTGTATTTGATGACTTAAGGGTGGTGATAAGGGAGGCAAAGGTACAGGTGGTTACCCACATGAAAACAGAAAAATGTTACCTTAATGCCAcacagtggtggagctaggggggctagcaggggcgctCGCCCTCGCCCTCGCCGGCAGATGAAAATTTCAaagtttttagttaaaaattttcaatttttttcgagTTTCCCTCAAACCGTTACCCGTTCCCCCCCGCTGAGATTTTTCACCTCCTTGGGTTCAATTCCCACTGATGCCACAAGATCCGTTTGAAATAAAAAGATGGTTCCAAACTTCCAATTCATTCTTATGATGTGCATTTTGAAAATTTGGGAAGCTGTTAGAGTAAGGCATTGGATGGAGCAGTGGGGTTATCAATGTTGGGTTTTTCTGGTTTCTCTTtctattttatgactagtaaacAGATCTGGCTATTTTGTTATATGGTGAATGAAATTTGATGCATATGATTTCAGCAATAAACATCTACATTATAAATATAATGGGGGATGTAGTAGACAGATAAAATTTCTGTGTCGTACACACCTGGGAAACTTTAAAGAAACACAGAATTGAGTTTGGTCATAGTTAAAACTTTACATAACCTCTGGCCATCAGCTAACGAGTTTCTCTTTTAGAATAGTCAACATTCAATAGACATCAAAATATCACGGGTGTGTACGACGGTAGTAGATATGTGCTGCTTCATTCATGATTTAGTCGATGTTTGTTACGTTTCCGGTTATGGGTCAATTATGAACAGCCTCTTTGTTATTGGAAATGATTGCATATTTTTGACGCCCCTTACCCTCTTTGAGCAGGGGCCTCTGTTTGGGCTCTATATTTATAATGATGATGAATGATAATGACATTGGTAGTATTTGATATGTGCTGCTGGTTTAGTTAGGTAATATCCAACGCTGCCAATGGGTTCTCTACTTCTCTCTACTATAGTCGCTTTTCTAATGATCTAGTGCTGTCAAGAATTATTTGAAGCTAGCCTTATTCAGTCTAATAAATGTATTTCAGGTTGCATTTCTTCGTTACACGCAACAATGGAAGAAAAAAGTCGTGTTCTTGTTGAACAAGGCTGACATGTACAGGAACTCCAGTGAGGTACAGTTTCAACTTTTATATTCTATGTTTTTTCAAACCTTAAAGCTATAGCCACTGAGAAATTATATTAGAGGAGAATCGGAGATGACACTATACTAGGAGCAACTTGATGACCTGCCTGCAGTTAATGATCCCTGAAAAGGAACAACAAACATAGTTAGAAAATGCCAAGTTGGGATCTCCAAGTCTCTGGCATATCAAATTTACACTTTCTCTGTTTTAAATGTTCTACCCATTCACTTTAAGTGGTGTCTATAAGATGACACTTTGACAATATAGTTTTGGGATTGTGAAAGGTTTTTTGATGACAAATGTTATATTGTTAATATTTAATACGTAGGATTATATTTTTTAGTTCAGGACTCCCATTCACACTCGGCTGCTGCATTGAACACTCTTGCTCTTGCTTTCTCATATTTCTTTTCAGTGTTATCATATCCCTAATTGGTGGTTGATGCAGCTCGATGAAGCCATTACCTTTGTCAGAGAAAATGTACAGAAGTTGCTCAATGTGGAAGATGTAAAACTTTTCCCCATCTCTGCACGGTCTGCTCTTGATGCAAAACTTGCGGCAACTGTTGCTGGTACAGATTACCGGGATTTGTTGGTGTCCCAAGCTTATTCAACCACTCAGGGTTTTATTGAATTTGAGAATTTCTTAAATGGGTTCTTAGATCGTTCAACAACTGCTGGCCTGGAAAGAATGAAAATCAAGCTAGAAACACCAATAGGAATTGCAGAGCGTTTACTTTTCTCCTGCCAAACACTAGTGACTCAGGATTGTCGGTATGCGAAGAAGGATCTGATGTCTGTGAAGGAGTTAATGGGCACCGTTCAGGATTATGCACTTAGGATGGATAGTGAGTGCTTCTCTTGGAAGCGACAAATTTCCTCACTGGTACGAGTTCCTGAAAGACTTCTGTTACACACTATGATTAACGTTTTTAGATTAATTTCCAACGAAGCCAAAGATTCAATATGCGTTGGTTCTAGATTATGATGGAATCAAGGCAAATGGCTGCACTTCTTTTTTTATTGTGAAATAGTAACTGGCAGCATTTCAAGTAGTTCTCTAATGCAGTTTTTATTGATCATCTGGAAACACCTGCTCTTGTGCAGTGGAATTCATTCTGTGACAGCTATTTAGAGTTTTTCTTAACAGTGAGTTCATAGCTTTACTGGATCGAACTAATGGGGTAATTCATGCTAATGCATACTGCTCATAGTATTAAATCTCGGGTTTGGTCGCGATATAGGTTAACGCGGCCTAATCTCGGTAAATGCGGTCAATGTCACCTCAAAACGTGGTTAAATGTGGTCGCAACAAACTCCAAAACCTTGATAACTTGGTCGGGTTTTGGTGTCCCGTCAGATATTTAAGACTATGATACTTCTAACCAGGTCAGTTCATATATCCTCCATAATTCTATTGGGTGTTTATATCTTTTTGTGACTGCAGGTTGAGAATACAAAACTGCGTGTCGTCAAGCTTGTGGAGTCTACTCTACAACTTTCCAATCTGGATCTTGCCTTTTCATTGATTTCTAAAGGAGATAAATCTGCTCTTGTTCCTGCCACCCAGAGTGTTCATGATGACATAGTTAGTCCCGCTTTGTCTGATGCTCATGTAAGAAGATTCTTATTTACTGATATGCattacattatattaattttggCTATGAAAAATCTACTGTTTTGAATTTTTTTGCCCAGCTGTGCCATGTCTTTGACGTCATTGGCTTGTGCCATATTTACTGTCTTTATATTTGTAGAGTTTGTCCTTTTATTCGTTCTCTACTGTTGCCAGCCTTGCATCATTTCTTATTATTTCAATACTAAGTCTTGGATATTCTTGTTGAATCTGATTTCGTTAACAGAGGCTCCTTGTGGATTATACTGCCTGGTTAAAAGAGAAATATTCTGAGGAAGTTGCACGTTACAAGGAAACACTTGAGAGAAGATGGCCTTCGGTTGTTGACTCACTGAAGCAGACGGAGTATACCATCAAGTATCCACTCAAAGAAGATGATTGGCAGAGCATAAAGTCAATAGAGAAGTTTAGTGGAACTACTGCCTCGAGATTGTTTGACCAAGAAATTCGTCAAGTGGTGAGTTTACTGTCTTCGTGTCTTGTGTTATTATCCACTAGCTTTTCTATGTGGGATTAGACCTGCTTTCTCCATACTATGTGAATCTCCCTTATCACAACAACCCGCACCACTTTCTCCTAATGCCTGTAAAGTTTCTGCTTATGGCTGAGTACGATGGGGGTTTGGGTCGGGTGGGGGGTGTTGGGGCATTTGATGAATGTTATTGACTGACTTGTATGCTGCAATTTGAGTTGAGTGGATACATTAGTGAGCCACTTTGCTTCATTTCGAATCAAAATAAGAAGTTTATTCTGTGTTACTCTGGATCTATTTGATATTTTTATTTCTGCAGTTTCTTGGAGCTTTTGGAGGTCTAGGGGCTGCTGGATTATCTGCATCACTTCTCACATCAGTACTACCCAGTACATTAGAAGACCTTCTTGCACTTGGGCTTTGTTCTGCTGGAGGGTGATACATCTTTTCAgacttttttttttgctttgtacaaattgtttatttatttattttcttgtgTTTTAAAAGTAGGGCAGAAACAACAAAACAATGAGCAAAACATAAGAACCAGTCTAAAAAACCATTCAAGTCTCCGAGGTCATCTTTCAGCCTGAGAGCAAGGGAGGAGTGGTGGTGGATGGTTGTGGTTTAAATGGTCATTTGTACATATAGCCATGTTTGCTAGCTGATTATATTCGTATGGTGATGAAATTAGGTTTTCTCTGTACATGTGTTTGAAATATTTGATGGAAAGCCACAAACCAACTCTAGTTGGAGTTCAAGAATCAAGCCGGCTTGTCCCAGCTATCCATGTGCATGCTGTCAGCTGCGACCACACTTCATAGTAATAGCATAGTCTATCCACCCAGCACATTTGTCTAACACAATTCCTTTTGAAATTTCTTTGGTGTTTACTGTTGAGCATCGAGATTTTTAATACCagtttttttgtatttttctttTGATTTGTTGTGGCAGTACCTGTCTTCTATATAAGCCAATTGTGCTATTGCCTATTTGCCTATTTAAAGCTGCAATGCAATCAGTACTGATTTATGTTTGAGTTAAAACAGGACCTGTTTTCAGTTCCATAAAGATAAGTGCTAAATAGTTAACCAACTTTATGAAGAAAGCATTAATATGACTCCTTGTGTCAggaatcatttgtttacctccgattaaaatatccctcacaaagaataaaaaagataAAACAAATGATTTGGACCAAGGGACTATATTTCCAACTGTCTGGAGATTATGGATGTATTTGGTGACTGGCGGCCCATTTTGAAGCACTATATTACCATCCTATTGTCTTTGAAGTTAGTGCCACTTATTGTGGTAAAGATGTTGGGCTTACTTTGTTTCCCCGAAAGCTTTTGTACGGTGGTTTTGCACTAAACTATTGTAAAACTGCTTGTTATTTACTGAACTATCCCTAAAAATAACCTTTTAAGACATCTACTTTCTATAGGGTGTTTCTAAAAATAACGTAAGAGGTCTTAACTTAATGGTTAAGACAGAGGTCCTGGATAATGGATCTCAGGTGTGAATCCCTGTCTTGTCCTGTATTGTACATTTGTACTTGCCTGGAGACTCGTTTGACAAACAAAGGTGTCTTAAGAAAGGAACTCTTGATTTTGCAATAAATTTTATGTAAACCATTCGACATTGGTGTTTGTGCTCTTCTAAAAGCTTGGAATATACCCCGCTCGTTTGTGCAGCTGTGACTAATCCTCCTCATTGTTCTGCAGTTTGTTGGCGATTTCAAGCTTCCCAGCTCGTAAACAAATGGTGGTTAACAAGGTAAAGAGCATTGCAAATGAGGCAGGACAAGAAATTGAAGAAGCTATGCAAAAGGATCTCCTCTCCACAATTAAGAGTTTAGAATACTCGGTTTCAGAGATTGGCAAACCCTTCGAGGAGGCGGCGCAACAAAGATTAGACCGGTTATTGGATACTCAAGAACAACTTACAGATATTGAGAAGAAACTGAAAACTTTACAGGTTGAACTTCAAAATTTGCATTTATCCTAAAACAGACGACTGTAGTTGAAACCTCAGTTTCTTGTAAGTGATTCGTGAACT from Silene latifolia isolate original U9 population chromosome 3, ASM4854445v1, whole genome shotgun sequence harbors:
- the LOC141647738 gene encoding putative transmembrane GTPase FZO-like, chloroplastic isoform X2, whose translation is MVPLHSLTISPPSTLSFSPPHLPILPFPHLHPQFHKPSPRRFTPTSLQNDAFDSTTSQPPRTLFPGGYKRPEIRVPNIVLQLTPDDVLLNSGPALDFIDAALVKSVGIVVIGDGGGGAKLYEAACLLKSLIRDRAYLLVLDRVDIAAAVNATGVLLSDQGLPPIVARNTLMGSKSESVYLPVIGKMVQTVNAAIFACDSEGADFLIFSSPVEEHTDILRESINQKIEIPVFYQSSFIKNDGFFNEVPMKIMPGASGVVTTLEELMSNGDLLGKLVYNIPAVNNRSPKEITNFSKMNLLNTTNGLGGNLGFDSSVKLEDSEAQFIKKERRVLVAAANIIEKAAPLMEEISLLNDAISQLDEPFLLVIVGEFNSGKSTFINALLGGKFLKDGVVPTTNEITFLRYTEVGTQQQQSFERDPDGRYICYLPSKILKKMIVVDTPGTNVILQRQQRLTEEFVPRADLLLFVLSADRPLTESEVAFLRYTQQWKKKVVFLLNKADMYRNSSELDEAITFVRENVQKLLNVEDVKLFPISARSALDAKLAATVAGTDYRDLLVSQAYSTTQGFIEFENFLNGFLDRSTTAGLERMKIKLETPIGIAERLLFSCQTLVTQDCRYAKKDLMSVKELMGTVQDYALRMDSECFSWKRQISSLVENTKLRVVKLVESTLQLSNLDLAFSLISKGDKSALVPATQSVHDDIVSPALSDAHRLLVDYTAWLKEKYSEEVARYKETLERRWPSVVDSLKQTEYTIKYPLKEDDWQSIKSIEKFSGTTASRLFDQEIRQVFLGAFGGLGAAGLSASLLTSVLPSTLEDLLALGLCSAGGLLAISSFPARKQMVVNKVKSIANEAGQEIEEAMQKDLLSTIKSLEYSVSEIGKPFEEAAQQRLDRLLDTQEQLTDIEKKLKTLQVELQNLHLS
- the LOC141647738 gene encoding putative transmembrane GTPase FZO-like, chloroplastic isoform X1, which produces MVPLHSLTISPPSTLSFSPPHLPILPFPHLHPQFHKPSPRRFTPTSLQNDAFDSTTSQPPRTLFPGGYKRPEIRVPNIVLQLTPDDVLLNSGPALDFIDAALVKSVGIVVIGDGGGGAKLYEAACLLKSLIRDRAYLLVLDRVDIAAAVNATGVLLSDQGLPPIVARNTLMGSKSESVYLPVIGKMVQTVNAAIFACDSEGADFLIFSSPVEEHTDILRESINQKIEIPVFYQSSFIKNDGFFNEVPMKIMPGASGVVTTLEELMSNGDLLGKLVYNIPAVNNRSPKEITNFSKMNLLNTTNGLGGNLGFDSSVKLEDSEAQFIKKERRVLVAAANIIEKAAPLMEEISLLNDAISQLDEPFLLVIVGEFNSGKSTFINALLGGKFLKDGVVPTTNEITFLRYTEVGTQQQQSFERDPDGRYICYLPSKILKKMIVVDTPGTNVILQRQQRLTEEFVPRADLLLFVLSADRPLTESEVAFLRYTQQWKKKVVFLLNKADMYRNSSECYHIPNWWLMQLDEAITFVRENVQKLLNVEDVKLFPISARSALDAKLAATVAGTDYRDLLVSQAYSTTQGFIEFENFLNGFLDRSTTAGLERMKIKLETPIGIAERLLFSCQTLVTQDCRYAKKDLMSVKELMGTVQDYALRMDSECFSWKRQISSLVENTKLRVVKLVESTLQLSNLDLAFSLISKGDKSALVPATQSVHDDIVSPALSDAHRLLVDYTAWLKEKYSEEVARYKETLERRWPSVVDSLKQTEYTIKYPLKEDDWQSIKSIEKFSGTTASRLFDQEIRQVFLGAFGGLGAAGLSASLLTSVLPSTLEDLLALGLCSAGGLLAISSFPARKQMVVNKVKSIANEAGQEIEEAMQKDLLSTIKSLEYSVSEIGKPFEEAAQQRLDRLLDTQEQLTDIEKKLKTLQVELQNLHLS